The genomic window GTATCGTACCAGTTTCATGGTCTGCTCCAATCCAGAGCATTTCGCAGTCAGGTGGAATCACCTGACGTCCGCGAAAATGCGTCAAAACAAATAGATAGAGCATTTCTGGTGATCCCGTTTTCACCGGAAATGCTCTGTTCAGGCGCGACGATAGCCTTCAAGCTGCTCGTCGGGGACATCCGGCAAATTGGTCACCAGATTGTCGGGGGTGCGGCAGGTCAGCCAGACCAGTTCTTCCGTGGTGCTCATATTGACCTCGACATGCGGCATGAACGGCGGCACGAACACGAAGTCGCCCGGATACATGTCGGTATATTCCTTGTAGTCCTCGCCGAAATAGATCCGGCCGTGGCCGGAAAGCACGTAGCCGCCGGTCTCGGCTTCCTGGTGATGATGCGGCGGGGAACGGTGGCCCGGCTCGTTGCTGACCCGGCCGAACCAGATCCTGGTGGCGGGCGTGTGCTGCGGGCTGACGCCG from Martelella sp. NC20 includes these protein-coding regions:
- a CDS encoding cupin domain-containing protein; the encoded protein is MSAKVVPVVTRSAELGEETLQSGECVRKSGVSPQHTPATRIWFGRVSNEPGHRSPPHHHQEAETGGYVLSGHGRIYFGEDYKEYTDMYPGDFVFVPPFMPHVEVNMSTTEELVWLTCRTPDNLVTNLPDVPDEQLEGYRRA